The following coding sequences are from one Humulus lupulus chromosome X, drHumLupu1.1, whole genome shotgun sequence window:
- the LOC133805219 gene encoding probable 1-acylglycerol-3-phosphate O-acyltransferase, whose product MNPLRLRWSRIMAEEISKSADVGSSAAATSTASVAKSRSLWPSLLRWIPTSTDHIIASENRLLSIVKTPYVQEQVNIGSGPPGSKIRWFRSSSNEPRFINTVSFDSKSDSPTLVMVHGYGASQGFFFRNFDALASRFRVIAIDQLGWGGSSRPDFTCKSTEETEAWFIDSLEEWRKAKNLDNFILLGHSFGGYVAAKYALKHPEHVKHLILVGPAGFSSEADGMSERLARFRATWKGAVLNHLWESNFTPQKIVRGLGPWGPNLVQKYTTARFSSYSTGNVLTEEESKLLTDYVYHTLAAKASGELCLKYIFSFGAFARMPLLHSASEWKVPTTFIYGHDDWMNYQGAQEARKNMKPPCEIIRVPQAGHFVFIDNPSDFHSAVFYACRRFLSPNSDKESIPEGLTPA is encoded by the exons ATGAACCCGCTTCGCCTTCGGTGGTCGAGAATTATGGCCGAGGAGATCAGTAAGTCTGCCGACGTTGGCTCATCCGCCGCCGCTACTTCGACGGCGTCTGTGGCGAAGTCGAGATCGCTGTGGCCCTCTTTACTTCGTTGGATTCCCACCTCCACCGATCACATCATCGCTTCCGAAAACCGTCTTCTTTCTATAGTCAA GACTCCTTATGTTCAAGAGCAGGTGAATATAGGCTCAGGCCCACCGGGTTCGAAAATTAGGTGGTTTCGCTCTTCAAGCAATGAGCCAAGGTTTATTAACACTGTTTCATTCGACAGTAAAAGTGATTCTCCAACTCTTGTAATGGTGCATGGATATGGTGCTTCTCAAGGCTTTTTCTTCAGGAATTTTGATGCTCTTGCTAGTCGTTTCAGAGTCATTGCTATTGATCAGCTTGG TTGGGGTGGATCAAGCAGGCCTGACTTTACATGCAAAAGTACTGAAG AAACCGAGGCATGGTTCATTGATTCCCTTGAAGAATGGCGAAAAGCCAAGAACCTAgacaactttattttacttggACATTCATTTGGAGGATATGTTGCTGCTAAGTATGCTCTTAAG CATCCAGAGCACGTTAAGCACTTGATTTTGGTTGGACCTGCTGGTTTTTCCTCCGAGGCAGATGGCATGTCTGAGCGGCTTGCCCGTTTTAGAGCAACATGGAAAGGAGCAGTCTTAAACCATTTGTGGGAATCTAATTTTACCCCTCAAAAGATTGTCAG GGGTTTAGGTCCGTGGGGTCCAAATCTTGTGCAGAAATACACAACTGCTAGATTTAGTTCTTATTCTACAGGGAATGTGCTGACTGAAGAGGAGTCTAAACTGCTAACTG ATTATGTATACCATACTTTAGCAGCCAAAGCTAGTGGGGAGCTGTGcttgaaatatattttttcttttggaGCATTTGCAAGGATGCCACTACTTCACAG TGCGTCAGAGTGGAAGGTGCCAACTACATTTATATACGGCCATGATGACTGGATGAACTATCAAGGGGCTCAAGAAGCTCGCAAGAATATGAAGCCCCCCTGTGAGATCATCAGGGTTCCTCAG GCGGGGCACTTTGTGTTCATAGACAACCCTAGCGATTTCCATTCAGCTGTTTTTTATGCTTGCCGAAGATTTCTCTCACCCAACTCTGATAAAGAATCCATTCCAGAGGGTTTGACACCTGCCTGA
- the LOC133805218 gene encoding probable LRR receptor-like serine/threonine-protein kinase At4g36180: MASTATFWFLLVAYFMALTWAQTKPTSDTLLETRALTSFKLALHDPAGALDGWVSSTPSAPCDWRGVLCYGHRVRELRLPRLHLGGRISEQLSELRQLRKLSLHSNNFNGSIPPSLSQCALLRAVYFQDNSLSGELPPFLLNLTNLQVLNLARNLFSGKISGYGISPSLRYVDLSSNEFSGEIPTNFSSISQLQLLNLSFNRFTGEVPATIGALQELEYLFLDSNQLYGTLPSAIANCTSLVHLSAEDNGLRGLIPATMGTIPNLKVLSLSRNNLSGLVPISMLCNVAVNGSSLEIIELGFNAFTGMVKPPNGWCSSSLLKILDLKENHIKGVFPSWLTNFTTLRSMDLSGNFFSGPLSVQIGNLVRLEELRLSNNSLVGEVPVEIVQCSLLKVFDLEDNMFSGQIPSVLGGLRNLKMLSMGGNSFSGTIPVSLGMLSELETLNLSNNNLTGKVPEELMQLSNLTALNLSNNKLGGQVLTDIGSLSNLQVLNLSNCGFTGRFPTSVGNLMKLSTMDLSKQKLSGQLPIEIFGLPSLQVVALQENHLSGDVPEGFSSLVSLKHLNLSSNFFTGDIPTTYGFLRSLNVLSLASNKISGVIPEEITNCSELQVIELRSNGFVGNIPGGISKLSYLEKLDLGQNRLIGEIPDEISKSSSLTSLLLDENQLSGAIPSSLSKLSNLTDLDLSSNRLTGVIPENISLISGLKHLNLSHNNLEGEIPKPLSSRFNDQTVYAMNLRLCGKPLHKECASVRRRRRRKLMLLIGVSVAGACLVGFCCCGYIFSLLRWRKKLREGVLAGGKKRSPARASSGAERGRGSGENGGPKLVMFNNKITLAETLEATRQFDEENVLSRGKYGLVFKASFQDGMVLSIRRLADGFLDEGGYRKEAELLGKVKHRNLTVLRGYYAGPPDVRLLVYDYMPNGNLATLLQEASHQDGHVLNWPMRHLIALGIARGLAFLHSLSMVHGDIKPQNVLFDADFEAHISEFGLDRLTISTPAEGASSSSTPVGSLGYVSPEAALTGRATKEADVYSFGIVLLEILTGRKPVMFTQDEDIVKWVKKQLQRGQISELLEPGLLEIDPESTEWEEFLLGVKVGLLCTAPDPLDRPSMADIVFMLEGCRVGAEIPSSADPTSLPSPA; this comes from the coding sequence ATGGCGTCAACGGCTACTTTTTGGTTTCTTTTGGTGGCGTACTTCATGGCCTTGACTTGGGCTCAAACAAAACCAACTTCAGATACATTGTTGGAAACAAGAGCTTTGACCTCCTTCAAGCTCGCCCTTCATGACCCGGCTGGAGCTTTGGACGGTTGGGTCTCGTCCACACCATCCGCTCCCTGTGACTGGCGGGGGGTCCTGTGTTATGGTCACCGAGTTCGTGAACTCAGATTGCCTCGTCTCCACCTCGGCGGCCGAATCAGTGAGCAACTCTCCGAGTTACGCCAGCTTCGGAAGCTGAGTCTACACTCGAACAACTTCAATGGCTCAATCCCTCCTTCTCTTTCTCAGTGTGCTCTTTTACGAGCTGTTTATTTTCAGGACAACTCACTTTCCGGCGAGTTGCCTCCGTTTCTTCTCAATCTCACCAACCTTCAAGTCCTCAATCTTGCTCGGAACTTGTTCTCCGGAAAAATATCCGGCTACGGCATTTCGCCAAGCCTCCGATACGTCGACCTTTCGTCTAATGAATTCTCTGGCGAGATTCCAACGAACTTTTCATCAATCTCTCAGCTTCAGCTTCTCAACTTGTCGTTTAACCGGTTCACCGGAGAGGTTCCGGCCACCATTGGAGCGCTTCAGGAGCTCGAATATCTGTTTCTGGACTCTAACCAGTTGTACGGAACACTGCCTTCGGCCATTGCCAACTGTACCTCGCTTGTTCATCTAAGCGCCGAAGACAACGGTCTCCGAGGTTTAATTCCGGCGACCATGGGAACGATTCCAAACCTTAAAGTTCTCTCCTTGTCGAGAAACAACCTCTCAGGTTTGGTTCCCATTTCCATGCTCTGTAACGTCGCTGTCAATGGGTCTTCTCTGGAGATTATTGAGCTGGGATTTAATGCTTTCACGGGCATGGTCAAGCCGCCAAATGGGTGGTGTTCTTCGAGTCTTTTGAAGATTTTAGACCTTAAAGAGAATCACATAAAAGGAGTGTTCCCTTCTTGGTTGACTAATTTTACGACTTTAAGGTCAATGGATCTTTCTGGAAACTTCTTTTCTGGCCCATTATCGGTTCAGATTGGAAACCTTGTCCGGTTGGAAGAGCTACGGTTATCAAACAACTCACTAGTTGGGGAAGTTCCCGTAGAGATTGTACAATGTAGTTTGTTAAAGGTTTTTGACCTTGAAGATAACATGTTTTCAGGCCAGATCCCCTCCGTTTTGGGAGGACTGAGGAACTTGAAAATGTTATCTATGGGCGGAAACTCATTTTCCGGTACCATTCCGGTGAGTCTCGGAATGCTTTCGGAGCTCGAAACGTTGAATCTGAGCAACAACAATCTGACTGGGAAAGTCCCGGAGGAGCTCATGCAGTTGAGTAATTTGACTGCATTGAACCTCAGCAACAACAAGTTGGGTGGACAAGTTCTGACTGATATTGGGAGCTTGAGCAACTTGCAGGTTTTGAATTTGAGCAATTGTGGTTTTACAGGAAGATTTCCTACGAGTGTTGGGAACTTAATGAAGCTTTCTACAATGGATTTGAGTAAACAAAAACTCTCTGGGCAGTTGCCAATTGAGATTTTTGGGTTGCCAAGTCTACAGGTGGTTGCTCTCCAAGAAAATCATCTCTCTGGTGATGTCCCCGAAGGTTTTAGCAGTTTGGTCAGTCTAAAACATCTAAACCTCTCATCCAATTTCTTTACTGGTGATATTCCCACTACCTATGGATTTCTGCGGTCCTTGAATGTCCTATCATTAGCAAGTAATAAAATTTCAGGTGTTATCCCAGAAGAGATTACTAATTGTTCTGAACTTCAAGTCATTGAGCTTCGTTCGAATGGCTTTGTGGGCAATATTCCTGGTGGTATCTCTAAACTCTCGTATCTGGAGAAGCTTGATTTGGGTCAAAATAGATTGATTGGTGAAATCCCAGATGAGATCTCAAAGTCTTCTTCTCTAACTTCTCTATTGTTAGATGAGAACCAACTTTCAGGCGCCATACCGAGTTCACTGTCAAAATTATCCAACCTCACAGACTTAGACCTCTCCTCCAACAGATTAACTGGAGTTATACCAGAGAATATCTCACTCATTTCTGGCTTGAAACATTTGAATTTGTCCCATAACAATCTCGAAGGCGAGATTCCAAAGCCTCTAAGTTCTCGATTCAATGATCAAACTGTTTACGCCATGAACTTGAGATTATGCGGGAAGCCACTGCATAAAGAATGTGCAAGTGTtaggagaagaagaaggagaaagcTGATGCTTTTAATTGGTGTCTCTGTAGCGGGAGCTTGCCTTGTGGGATTCTGCTGTTGTGGCTATATCTTTAGCCTGCTGCGTTGGCGTAAAAAACTTAGAGAAGGAGTATTAGCAGGAGGAAAGAAGCGGAGTCCTGCTCGAGCGAGCTCAGGAGCTGAAAGAGGTAGGGGAAGCGGCGAAAATGGAGGGCCCAAACTAGTAATGTTCAATAACAAAATCACATTGGCAGAGACATTGGAGGCAACAAGACAATTCGATGAGGAAAACGTTTTGAGCAGAGGGAAATACGGACTCGTATTCAAGGCCTCATTCCAGGACGGAATGGTGCTCTCAATTCGCCGCCTTGCAGACGGTTTCCTAGACGAAGGAGGATACCGAAAAGAAGCGGAGTTGCTCGGAAAGGTTAAGCATCGGAATCTCACAGTTCTAAGAGGCTATTACGCCGGTCCCCCTGACGTGAGGCTTCTTGTATATGACTACATGCCTAATGGAAACCTCGCGACTCTTCTCCAAGAGGCGTCTCATCAGGACGGTCATGTACTCAATTGGCCAATGCGCCACCTCATTGCACTCGGCATTGCACGAGGCCTGGCTTTCCTCCACTCACTCTCGATGGTACATGGCGATATCAAGCCACAAAACGTTCTATTCGATGCCGATTTCGAAGCCCATATATCAGAATTCGGGTTGGACCGGCTAACGATTTCGACACCGGCCGAAGGAGCGTCATCCTCGTCAACCCCAGTTGGTTCATTGGGCTATGTTTCCCCTGAAGCTGCATTAACAGGGCGGGCAACGAAAGAAGCCGATGTTTACAGTTTTGGAATCGTTCTGTTGGAGATTTTGACCGGGAGGAAACCAGTGATGTTTACTCAAGACGAGGATATAGTCAAATGGGTGAAGAAACAATTGCAGAGAGGTCAAATCTCGGAACTACTTGAACCGGGTTTGCTCGAAATAGACCCTGAGTCAACGGAGTGGGAAGAGTTCTTGTTGGGTGTCAAAGTTGGTCTTCTTTGCACTGCTCCTGATCCACTCGACAGACCATCCATGGCTGACATTGTGTTCATGCTCGAAGGTTGCCGGGTCGGAGCAGAAATCCCATCTTCGGCCGATCCCACGTCACTCCCCTCCCCGGCatga